A genomic region of Dermacentor andersoni chromosome 9, qqDerAnde1_hic_scaffold, whole genome shotgun sequence contains the following coding sequences:
- the Rab7 gene encoding ras-related protein rab7 produces MSSRKKVLLKVIILGESGVGKTSLMNQYVNKKFSNQYKATIGADFLTKEVMVEDRLVTMQIWDTAGQERFQSLGVAFYRGADCCVLVFDVTVPGSFKALESWRDEFLIQASPRDPENFPFVVIGNKVDLDNRGVSTKRAQGWCQSKNGIPYFETSAKEALNVEQAFQTVAKNALAQETDVELYNEFPDQIKLTNEQKPRSQGCC; encoded by the exons GGTGGGCAAGACTTCGCTGATGAACCAGTATGTGAACAAGAAATTCAGCAATCAGTACAAGGCCACCATTGGTGCCGACTTCCTCACCAAAGAAGTCATGGTCGAAGACAGGCTCGTCACCATGCAG ATCTGGGACACGGCTGGCCAGGAGCGATTCCAGTCACTGGGCGTTGCTTTCTACCGGGGCGCCGACTGTTGCGTGCTGGTGTTCGACGTCACGGTGCCAGGCAGCTTCAAGGCACTCGAGTCGTGGCGCGATGAGTTTCTCATTCAAGCCTCGCCTCGGGACCCCGAGAACTTCCCGTTCGTCGTCATCGGCAACAAGGTCGACCTCGACAACCGGGGG GTGTCCACCAAACGGGCCCAGGGTTGGTGCCAGTCGAAGAATGGCATCCCATACTTTGAGACGAGTGCCAAGGAGGCCCTGAATGTGGAGCAGGCCTTCCAGACGGTGGCCAAGAACGCCCTTGCCCAGGAGACGGACGTGGAGCTCTACAACGAGTTCCCCGACCAGATCAAGCTGACAAACGAGCAGAAGCCACGCAGCCAGGGCTGTTGCTAA